One genomic segment of Bdellovibrionales bacterium includes these proteins:
- a CDS encoding (2Fe-2S)-binding protein, whose product MFIKKNKNHDTSSILFNPPGEKVTIGTSKTVLDVALRHNIEIPHSCEGMGTCTTCRVILTKNPVSGFLPRTSIENEVAIERGFLDDERLACQLAPCPGMEICIPNYQK is encoded by the coding sequence ATGTTCATCAAAAAGAATAAAAATCATGACACTTCATCCATTCTCTTCAATCCACCAGGAGAAAAAGTCACAATTGGAACCAGCAAGACTGTCTTAGATGTTGCACTCAGACATAATATTGAGATCCCACACTCCTGCGAAGGCATGGGGACCTGTACGACCTGCCGAGTGATTCTTACCAAAAATCCCGTTTCGGGTTTTTTACCGCGAACGTCCATTGAAAATGAAGTCGCCATTGAAAGAGGATTTCTTGACGATGAACGACTTGCCTGCCAACTGGCCCCCTGTCCTGGTATGGAAATCTGCATTCCAAATTACCAAAAATAA